TGCCGTGCTCGATGGTGCCCGCCCGGGTGCGGGTCGAGGCGACGCGGATGACGCCCGGCACGACGCGCTGGGCACCGTAGTGGGCGCGCAGCGTGTCCGGGTGCTCGATACCGTTGAGCAGCGGCACCACCGGACCGTCGCCGAGGACGGCGGCCGGGATGCGCTCCAGCGCGGCGTCCAGCGTGGTGTGCTTGACGGTGACCAGGCACAGATCGACCGGCTCCCGCAGCTCGGTGTCCGCCTCGACCTGCGCGGTGAAGTCGCCGAACTGACCGCTGCGCACCTGGATGCCGTTCCGGCTCACGCTGCGCGCCGTCGCCTCCCCGGCCACGCAGATCACCCGGTGACCCGCGCGGGAGAGCACGGCGGCGAGCAGACCGCCGACCCCTCCCGGGCCGAGTACCGCCACCGTCCACCGTCGTGGCGCGGCGCCCTCACTAAGCGGTGGGGCGGCGAGCAGCGTGTGGCAGTCCTGCCAGGCAGGCCCGCTCAGGAGCGGCCGCAGGCGGGTGAACAGGGTGAGCAGTCCCGCGCCCGACGCCGCACGGAACGCGGGGTCGACGCGGGCGATGTCGAGCTCGTTCGCGGCCGACAGTTCGGCGAAGTCCCGTCGCTGCCCCCGGTCCGGTGCGAAGGTGCGGCCGGTGAACCGGTCGCGGAAGGTGGCATCGGGTGCCGCGAGCGTCGGATAGGAGACGCCCCGGTCGCAGCTGCCGTAGAGGTACACCAACGCCTCGGCCTCCGCGCCGATCACCGCCGCCAGTTCCGCACGGCGCTCCAGCGGCAGAAGCGGGACGGGAAAGCCGTCGGTTCCGTAACAGGCATGGCACAGGCCGGCGAGCTGCAGGGCGGGGCGGGCGCCCCATACGGCGAGTCGTTCCCGTACGCGGCAGAGATGAGCGAGGAGGGTGCCCCCGGGGTGATCGAGGGTGCGGGCGCCCAACTCCTCGAGCAGCGCGAGGGCTTGGGGTGTGGCGTCACGAGGCACGGACATGGGGTCGGGTTCCTCTCCCTGTGAGGGGTCGGCACCTGCTCCGTGCTCTCCGCGGACGCTCCGGTCCGGTACGGAGAGCGGCACGGTTGCCGCCCTTGGGCCCTGCCTTGATCATCGGGGGCGGCCGATAGGACGTCAATCCCAGGGTTTGCTTGGTGTGCCCCAAGCCGGAGCTTGGGCAGATTGCCCGCGGTGACCTGCGTTTCCCATGGACGGCGCGCACATGGGCCGACGCCGGGAACACGAGGGCGGGCCACCGCGGTCCGCGTGCTCGCCGAGGGCCGATCGGGTCGGATTCGACGCACCCGGCCCGATGATTCCGCGTCTTCGGGCCGATGATTCCGCGCCATGGCGAGAGTCTTACTTCGGACCGCACCCTCCGGAAGGTGGAACGATGACCGACCTGCACGACATCCTGGAGACGTACCTCGGCGACGGCCCGGTGCCGGGCGCGGTGACCCTGGTGGCCCGCGGCGACCGGGTCGAGGTGCAGGCCGTCGGCTCGGCCGAGGCCGACGGCGGTACCCCGATGGCCAGGGATTCGATCTTCCGGATCGCCTC
This portion of the Streptomyces caniferus genome encodes:
- a CDS encoding ketopantoate reductase family protein, with protein sequence MLAAPPLSEGAAPRRWTVAVLGPGGVGGLLAAVLSRAGHRVICVAGEATARSVSRNGIQVRSGQFGDFTAQVEADTELREPVDLCLVTVKHTTLDAALERIPAAVLGDGPVVPLLNGIEHPDTLRAHYGAQRVVPGVIRVASTRTRAGTIEHGSPFTEIDLAGAPERCGPAAAMLEEAGVRTRVIEDETGALWAKLAFLAPFALLTTRYGLTIGEVRTRRREELVSLVAEAAAVSGACGTPADPAKALTLYDAFPADSKSSMQRDAEAGRPLELDAIGGALLRAAARHDVPVPVTARVMAELAAG